In Juglans microcarpa x Juglans regia isolate MS1-56 chromosome 4S, Jm3101_v1.0, whole genome shotgun sequence, a single window of DNA contains:
- the LOC121262242 gene encoding AP2-like ethylene-responsive transcription factor AIL6: protein MAPTTNWLSFSLSPLEMLRSAESQFLSYESSSTASPHYLIDSFYADGWATPKPQVFYTEAEESQAKEAHAQSLADSSIFTSYIDTQSQNQPIPKLEDFLGDSLSIVRHSDSQTETQDSSLTQIYDQGAAYFNEQQDIKAIDGLKAISTISGSDVADSASVAARTQKVTCAEFAGHSPNESSVNELAFTNSAKGALALGVAHQRSEKTLVSVESDRTKKIADTFGQRTSIYRGVTRHRWTGRYEAHLWDNRCRREGQARKGRQVYLGGYDKEEKAARAYDLAALKYWGPTATTNFPVSNYTKELEEMKHVTKQELIASLRRKSSGFSRGASIYRGVTRHHQQGRWQARIGRIAGNKDLYLGTFATEAEAAEAYDIAAIKFRGASAVTNFEMSRYDVEAISKSSLPVGGATKRLKLSQESEQKPFINPTQQAQRSSSGSNSINFASIQPLPAIPCGIPFDAATALYHHHLFQHLQPRNTSTSNIATPTNIFPPPTPPQAEFLLWPHRYC, encoded by the exons ATGGCTCCTACGACTAATTGGCTATCTTTCTCGCTGTCCCCGTTGGAAATGCTGAGGTCCGCCGAGTCTCAGTTCCTGAGCTATGAGAGCTCTTCCACTGCTTCTCCCCATTACTTGATCGATAGCTTCTATGCAGACG GCTGGGCTACCCCGAAGCCGCAAGTCTTCTACACAGAAGCAGAAGAAAGCCAAGCCAAAGAAGCTCATGCGCAAAGCTTAGCGGATTCATCTATTTTCACGAGCTACATTGACACGCAAAGCCAAAACCAGCCAATTCCAAAGCTCGAGGACTTTCTCGGCGACTCCTTGTCGATCGTTCGGCACTCGGACAGCCAAACTGAGACCCAGGACTCGTCCCTGACCCAAATCTACGACCAGGGCGCAGCATACTTCAACGAGCAGCAAGATATAAAAGCAATCGATGGGCTCAAAGCCATCTCTACTATCTCAGGCTCCGACGTTGCTGACTCGGCGTCTGTGGCGGCCAGGACCCAGAAGGTCACTTGTGCCGAGTTTGCGGGTCATAGTCCGAACGAGTCATCAGTGAACGAATTGGCCTTCACAAACTCTGCCAAGGGAGCTCTGGCACTCGGGGTCGCTCATCAGCGGTCTGAGAAGACCCTTGTCTCGGTTGAGTCTGATAGAACTAAGAAGATAGCTGATACTTTCGGTCAGAGAACTTCAATCTACAGAGGAGTCACTAG ACACAGGTGGACGGGTAGATATGAAGCTCATCTATGGGATAACAGGTGTAGAAGAGAGGGGCAGGCTAGGAAAGGGCGTCaag TATACCTGG GTGGATATGACAAGGAAGAAAAGGCCGCAAGAGCTTATGATTTAGCAGCCCTCAAATACTGGGGTCCTACTGCAACTACCAACTTTCCC GTTTCAAATTACACCAAAGAATTGGAGGAAATGAAACATGTAACCAAACAAGAACTCATTGCATCTCTGAGAAG GAAAAGTAGCGGTTTTTCAAGGGGAGCCTCTATATATAGGGGTGTGACAAG GCATCATCAACAGGGTCGATGGCAAGCAAGGATAGGCCGAATTGCCGGAAACAAAGACCTATACCTTGGAACCtttg CCACTGAAGCGGAAGCAGCAGAGGCATATGATATTGCAGCCATAAAGTTTAGGGGTGCAAGTGCTGTGACCAATTTTGAGATGAGCAGGTATGATGTGGAAGCCATTTCCAAGAGTTCTCTGCCCGTTGGTGGGGCAACAAAGCGCTTGAAGCTCTCACAAGAATCAGAACAGAAACCATTCATAAACCCTACTCAGCAAGCCCAGCGCAGCAGTTCTGGCAGCAACAGCATCAATTTTGCTTCCATTCAGCCACTTCCTGCCATTCCTTGTGGAATTCCATTTGATGCAGCAACAGCACTCTATCATCACCACCTCTTCCAGCACCTTCAACCCAGAAACACCAGCACTTCAAACATTGCAACTCCAACCAATATATTTCCGCCACCAACACCACCACAAGCCGAGTTCCTCTTATGGCCTCACCGCTATTGCTGA
- the LOC121263809 gene encoding receptor-like cytosolic serine/threonine-protein kinase RBK1 produces the protein MSVEESRGETEENPEIETLEPHVSIKELEISGNDDEDDKESPRGVLEIPVLGPADSSDNTGSSSSFSSCISPTQKPAAPPQLRESRGGGQWKSAFEALKRKSLRRFSTFALLTTSHNASRKNLSRKLARIRSADDRIDYDGTHRTKPSWRSFDYAELAAATNNFSSENLIGKGGHAEVYRGCLSDGQVVAVKRLTKKKKEDEDRICDFLSEVGIIAHINHPNAARLLGFGTDGGLHLVLQFSPHGSLASVLFGSSECLEWTIRFKVAIGVAEGLDYLHHNCHRRIIHRDIKASNVLLTQDYDAQISDFGLAKWLPEKWAHHVVFPIEGTFGYLAPEYFMHGVVDEKTDVFAFGVLLLELITGRRAVDSCRQSLAIWAKPLLDTNNVKELSDPRLGDAYDPNEMKRAMYTASVCIHHLPSMRPQMNRVVQLLKVEDGALEPRPISVAAKSPLFNACDLEGYTSTNYLNDLNRHRQLVME, from the exons ATGTCTGTTGAAG AGAGCAGAGGAGAAACAGAGGAAAACCCAGAAATAGAAACACTAGAACCACATGTGAGTATCAAGGAGCTGGAGATTTCCGGCAACGACGACGAAGACGACAAGGAGTCCCCAAGAGGTGTGCTGGAAATCCCAGTTTTGGGTCCTGCGGACTCGTCGGATAACACAGGGAGCAGCAGTAGCTTCAGCTCGTGTATCTCTCCCACGCAGAAACCCGCGGCGCCGCCTCAGCTCCGAGAGAGCCGCGGTGGGGGGCAGTGGAAGTCTGCGTTCGAGGCCTTGAAGAGGAAATCTCTGAGGCGGTTTTCCACCTTTGCGTTGCTGACTACGAGCCACAATGCTTCGAGGAAGAATCTCAGCCGGAAGTTAGCTCGGATTCGGAGCGCCGACGATCGGATTGACTACGATGGAACGCATAGAACAAAGCCGTCTTGGAGGAGCTTCGATTATGCCGAGCTTGCCGCCGCTACTAATAATTTCAGTTCCG AGAACTTGATTGGGAAAGGCGGGCATGCTGAGGTGTACAGAGGATGCTTATCCGATGGTCAAGTTGTAGCAGTTAAAAGgctaacaaagaaaaagaaggaagatgAGGATAGGATTTGTGATTTCTTGTCAGAAGTTGGGATTATTGCACATATAAACCACCCCAATGCTGCCCGTTTGCTTGGTTTTGGAACTGATGGTGGTCTGCACCTTGTCCTTCAATTCTCCCCGCATGGCAGCCTTGCATCTGTGTTATTTG GTTCATCTGAGTGTCTGGAGTGGACGATAAGGTTTAAGGTGGCTATAGGGGTAGCAGAAGGATTGGATTATCTCCATCACAACTGCCACAGGCGCATTATCCACAGAGACATCAAAGCCTCTAATGTGTTACTCACTCAAGATTACGATGCTCAG ATTTCTGATTTTGGACTTGCAAAGTGGCTGCCAGAAAAATGGGCTCACCATGTTGTTTTCCCTATTGAGGGCACATTCGG GTATTTGGCTCCGGAGTATTTTATGCATGGGGTTGTTGATGAGAAAACTGATGTATTTGCATTTGGGGTTCTGTTACTGGAGCTCATTACTGGTCGCCGTGCTGTTGATTCATGTCGACAAAGCCTTGCCATCTGG GCAAAGCCGCTGCTGGACACAAATAATGTCAAGGAATTATCTGATCCTCGATTAGGAGATGCTTATGATCCTAATGAGATGAAACGTGCCATGTACACTGCTTCAGTGTGCATCCACCACTTACCCTCGATGCGTCCACAGATGAATCGA GTTGTGCAGCTACTGAAGGTCGAGGATGGAGCTCTTGAACCAAGACCAATTTCTGTAGCTGCAAAATCACCCCTTTTTAATGCTTGTGACCTGGAAGGTTATACTTCTACCAATTATCTAAACGACCTCAATCGTCACAGGCAACTAGTGATGGAGTAA